TTTTGTGTCCGAAGGCGAGAATATTCTTGAAAACGCGATCATCATGAAAGTCGGAGGCTGATACATGTCCATTTCCTCAAAACTCATCATGTGGATAACCGGCACCCTCCAGGGAGACAGTCAACGGCTTGATCTGCTTTCCTATCTTGATGATACCGGCTTCGGACAGGTTGAACCAGGCAACATCATAATGATAGTCATCGGCCTTGTGATGATATACCTTGCCATCAAGAAAGATTATGAGCCTCTTCTTCTCATTCCCATAGGTTTTGGCATAATAGCGGGTAACATACCCTACAATCCGGCACTGATGCCCATAGGATATCAGGATGTTCTCGGCGGTCAGCAATCCGTATTCAGCCTTTTTTACTTCGGAGTGAAGAGCGGCCTTTTTCCTCCTCTGATCTTCCTTGGTATCGGGGCAATGACCGATTTCAGCGCACTGCTCTCCAACCCTAAACTGCTTCTCCTCGGAGCCGCAGCTCAGATAGGCATATTCATCACGCTGCTGGGATCACTGTTACTCGGATTCAATCTGCAGGAGGCTGCCTCCATTGGGATCATAGGAGGTGCTGATGGCCCCACCGCGATTTTCGTTGCCAGCCAGATGGCCCCAACGCTCCTTGGAGCGATAGCAATAGCGGCTTACTCCTATATGGGGCTTGTTCCCGTTATACAGCCTCCGATCATGCGGCTTCTTACAACGAAGGAAGAGCGTCTTATAAAAATGAAACCGGTTCGCCAGGTTTCACAGACCGAGAAAATACTGTTTCCCATAATTGCCTTCCTGATAACAGCTTTCATAGCTCCCGGAGCCATTACTCTTCTTGGCATGCTGTTCTTCGGAAATCTTTTAAAGGAGAGCGGTGTTACCGGCAGGCTGGCAAAAAGCGCACAGGGATCCCTTAACAATATTGTAGTAATCCTTCTTGGTTTTGCCGTGGGAACGAGTACCCAGGCAAGCTACTTCCTTACATTTGACTCTCTGAAGATCTTTATCCTTGGAGCGATCAGTTTCGCGATTGCTACAGCCGGAGGAGTTCTTTTCGCCAAGTTCATTAACCTTTTCCTCAAGGGTGACAACAGGATTAATCCGCTTATCGGTGCGGCAGGCGTATCGGCGGTTCCCGATTCCGCCAGGGTCGTTGAAGTAGAGGGAAGAAAATACGACAGGAACAACCACCTTCTCATGCATGCGATGGCACCCAATGTCGCTGGAGTTATCGGAAGCGCTATAGCTGCCGGTGTGCTTCTGAGCATCGTTCCTCACTAGAAAGGAAGCGATTTTGCAGAATACAGGCATATACGATTACTTTGTAACAGGTGGAGCCGGATTCATCGGCTCACACCTCTGCGAACTGCTTCTTTCAAGGGGGAAAAGTGTTCTTGTGCTTGACGATCTCTCGACGGGAAGCCTCGCCAACCTTGATGATTGTTCTGATAACCCTTCCTTCAGGTTCGCCAGGGGTTCGGTTCTTGACAAATCACTGACAAAAGAGCTGGTGAGTCAATGCCGGAAGGTGATTCACCTTGCCGCGGCAGTGGGGGTCGAGAAAATTATCCGTCAACCGGTGGAAACCATCGAAACGAATGTAATGGGGACGGAGAACATACTTATGTTGACGGAATCATTCGGTATTCCTGTTTTCATAACTTCCACTTCCGAGATTTACGGAAAAAGCGATGACGTTCCATTCCGTGAGAACGGGGACATCGTTCTGGGGGCAACCAACAGAAGCAGGTGGAGTTACGCCTGTTCAAAGGCCATCGATGAATTTCTTGCGCTGGCATACTGGAAGGCAAAAGGGCTGCCTGTTGTAATTGGCAGGCTTTTCAATACAGTGGGACCACGTCAGTCAGGCAGGTACGGCATGGTTCTTCCCAGGTTCATTGAGCAGGCGGTCAACGGAAAACCAATAACCGTTTTCGGCGATGGAAAGCAGACAAGGTGTTTCTCTCTGGTTTACGAAATTGTGGACGCCATAGTCTCGCTGATTGAGAATCCGGATGCTGTTGGTAAAGTTGTCAATGTCGGGTCAACTCAGGAAATATCCATAGGAGACCTTGCGGAGCGGGTAAGGAGAATATCAGGATCGGATTCAGAGATAGTACTTATTCCATACGAAGATGCATACCCAGAAGACTTCGAGGACATGTACAGAAGAGCGCCGGATGTATCTCTTCTTAAATCCCTTGCGGGAAAAACGCCCGAAGCTGACATTGACTCTATCATCCGGGAAATTCTCAGTAAGTGAAGAAAACCATCCTGTTTGAGAAACTGTCACGCTGCGGAAAAGATCATGCATAAAGTTACAAGCCCTTCGAATGCAAGGCTTAAGATCGCGCGAATGCTTCACTCCAGATCCGGAATACAGAAACACGGCCTTTTTCTGATGGAGGGCCCCAGATTTGTGTCCGATTACATGCAGAAAGAAAAACCTGAATGGATAATCGTTTCGGAAGAAGCCGCTCATTTGTCCCGAACGACGGCAAAGGCTGCTTTGATTGGTTGCATAGACGTTCTGGAAATCCCTGAAAAGTTATTTGCGGATATTTCGGACACGGAATCGTCGCAGGGTATTACAGCGGTTTGCCGTCTTCCCTCGGTAAATATTGACAGTATCCCCCGGGAGGGTGTTTTCCTGCTGCTGGACAGTATTTCGGATCCGGGGAACATGGGAACCATAATAAGGTCCGCGGCAGCGTTCGGATGTACCGCTGTAATCGCCGGAAAGGGCAGCTGCTGCCCGTTCGCCCCCAAGATTACACGGGCCGCCGTCGGGTTGAATTCAGTCGCAAAGGTAAGTTTCGATACGGATCTGGCCGCATTCATGCGAAGTAATGCCGATGAAATGGATTTCTATGGTGCGGTCACTTCGGGTGAGGATATCGACAGGTTTCAAAAAGGAGACAGGTGCATAGGTCTGGTAGTAGGCTCGGAAGCCCATGGAATCTCTGAAAAGGTTGTAAAACAACTGAAAGGAATAATCGCAATACCTATGGCTGAGGGAGTGGAATCCCTTAACGCCGCCGTCAGCGCCTCAATACTCCTCTACCACCTCGGGTGCCGGGCCTAACATCTAAACATTTTGTCACTATAAAAGTACGGAATCCAGAATAAACGCAACTATTATAACCGTAACGATCAATGAGTCTCCGGCGTGCCATTCGGGGAAATACCTGTATCTTTTTCCGCTTCCGAACCCCCTTGTCCGGGCTGCGGATACTACTTCATCACTCCTTTGAATCAGCTGAACCAGAATCGCTATTAGCCACTGCTTCGTAGCATGTATTCTGTGAATTCTGAAATTTCCCCGGAGTTTTAGCGCGTCTCTGGTTTCTCTGGCGATTGAATGTACTTCCGGCAGCATGTGGAAAGCAACCCCCAGAGAGAAGCCGAACCCCCTCATTCCGATGGCATCCGCCAGTCTGGTAAGATCAAGAACAGGAACCCTCACAGAGAATATCTGAGCTGCTATGAAAATGCTGACAGCACGCATCAGCATGTGAAGCCCAAGGAGAATTCCTGAGGGCTCAATATTGATTTTCAAGTATTCTTCCGCGCCTGATTCAAGATGTATTGCGGATACAGACAGTACGGTCACCGCAAAGATAATAAGAGGCCATCTGGCCATTCGGCTCAGGGCATCCCGCTGAAAAACCAATGCGTAAAGTAAAAGGAAGAGGAATCCAGCTATCTGGAAGAGAAGGGAGAGAAAAATGAAACCCGCTATAACTCCCGCCATAAGGAACATGTATCCGTAGATGCCCGGAGCTAACGAGTCAGGACTTTTCATACCGTGTAACACGACGCAGATAATTTCCAAGCTTCCAGCCGAAATAACCCGCGGCAGACCCGAACGCTACATGAAGGAAAAACACTGGAACAAGAAGCCATAATGCGTCGGAGGGTTTCATGCCAAGAATGAGAGAAGCGTCTCTTAGAAGTTTCAGGTAAATTTCAAAGATCTCGGATCCCATGAGAATTCCGTTGATTAAAAATTTGTGCGCAAGGCTGTAGAAAGCTGCGCATATTCCTGCCAGTACAGGCAGAAAAGGTTTTTCCACAGAGCCTGCAGAGAGAACTGCGAATACGGTGAAACCTTCCAGCAGAATGGCTATCGTAACCGTAAAATACACAGCACCAGGGCTTAGCATTTTTAAAGTCGCGATTACCGCGCCAACCATGAAAGGCGCGCTTCGGCGACCTGTAAGTATTCGTGATGCCACAAGAATGACAACGAGAAGAGAGGTCATCAGAAGACCTTTGAAAGGAACGAATTTGAACGTGTGCAGGAGAGTTCCAAGGCTGATCTCAAGAGCTGCTCCGACTGCGCCGAAGCATCCAATGACAACCAGTTCCTTAGCGTTCATGGCTTTCATATTACGGCCTTATCTGTGCCGGTTCTGTTTGCCGGTGATCCTATTCGCTTAATGGTTCCATCCTCCAGCAGGGCTATCCTGTCAGCGAAATGATACATCAGCTTGTACTCATGGGTAATAAGGATACAGGCGCTGTTCGTACTCCTCACATAGTCTTTCATATATCCCATCATCCTGCTGAGGCTGCGCCAGTCCTGTCCACGAATTGGCTCGTCAACTATTATGAGTCGCGGGTTCAGAAGAAGAACAGCCGCTATGGCCACTCTCAGCCTCTGTCCCCTTGAAAGCCGCTGAGGATGTCGCTGCATCAGTCCTCCAAGAGACATACATTCAACCACTATTTCCAGTTCACTTTCTTTAAGATCTATACGGTAGTTCTCAGGACCGGAGAGGAGTTCTTTCCTTACGTCATCTGAAAACAGCATGCTGGCCGGATTCTGAAACAGCATTCCAGCAATCCGCCCGTCTACGGAGGTTTTTTTCTTGCCGTTAAATCTGATTTCGCCCTGTGCCGGCTTCAACAACCCCGCCGCAATTCTGCCCAGCGTTGTTTTTCCGGACCCGTTTGACCCGGCAAGCGCAAGAATTTCACCTGGATGTACGCTAAGATCCAACGCTTCCAATACCCCCCTGTTTCCATAAGAGAAGGAAACGTTCTCAATTTCCAGTAAAGGTTCTGAAGCCACAGGCTCTTCCTCATCAGGAATGACTTCATTCCATTTCTCGGGATCATGAATATCCGGATGCCGAAGACCGCAGGAATCACAAAGCGAATCCGCTCTTTCACTGAAGCATTCACGGGAATCATGAAAGACCAGTTCCGCGTTGTTCAGAATAGCCACATCGTCAGCAATCGGCGCGAATTCACCTATCCTGTGTTCAAGCAGCACAATGCCCAGATGATTGAGTTCGTGTATTTCTACAAGGATGTCTATCAATCGATGAAGGCTTGCAAGATCAAGGTAGGATGAAGGCTCGTCCAGGATAAGCCATGAACTCTCCATGGCAAGAGCCGCTCCTATTGAAAGCTTCTGCAGTTGTCCGCCTGACAGGGTATCAACCCGGCTGTGAAGCAGAGGAGTCAGCCCCAGCATCTCAGCGGTTTTATGAACTGATGCTTCAGTCCTTTCCTGTGACCAGCCAAGGTTTCTAGGGCCAAAAGCCAGTTCATCCCGGACGTTTATCTGAAAAAACCGGCTCCAGGGTTCTGAAGCCACATGGGCAATTGTTCCGGCCAGATGTTCGGGGGTTTTGTCAAGAATATTTTCTCCATTCAGCCGGACAGATCCTTTGATGGCTGCAGGATACTGATGTGGAATCAACCCTGTCAGAAGGCGTCCCAGTGAAGATTTGCCGCTACCGGACTCACCCGCAACCAGAAGAATTTTTCCCAGGGGAATATCCATTGAAATATTCTTCAGCAGATAGTTGTCTCCGCAGTTTACAGTAATATTCTCGAGAGCGAATCCGTTATTCATTCATACTTTCGATATGATTTTCAGACATAACTGTTTCCGGAATATAATAATTCAAGGACAGGTGCTGACATCTGAAGTTTTAGCC
The genomic region above belongs to Candidatus Aegiribacteria sp. and contains:
- a CDS encoding sodium ion-translocating decarboxylase subunit beta, with product MWITGTLQGDSQRLDLLSYLDDTGFGQVEPGNIIMIVIGLVMIYLAIKKDYEPLLLIPIGFGIIAGNIPYNPALMPIGYQDVLGGQQSVFSLFYFGVKSGLFPPLIFLGIGAMTDFSALLSNPKLLLLGAAAQIGIFITLLGSLLLGFNLQEAASIGIIGGADGPTAIFVASQMAPTLLGAIAIAAYSYMGLVPVIQPPIMRLLTTKEERLIKMKPVRQVSQTEKILFPIIAFLITAFIAPGAITLLGMLFFGNLLKESGVTGRLAKSAQGSLNNIVVILLGFAVGTSTQASYFLTFDSLKIFILGAISFAIATAGGVLFAKFINLFLKGDNRINPLIGAAGVSAVPDSARVVEVEGRKYDRNNHLLMHAMAPNVAGVIGSAIAAGVLLSIVPH
- a CDS encoding RNA methyltransferase gives rise to the protein MHKVTSPSNARLKIARMLHSRSGIQKHGLFLMEGPRFVSDYMQKEKPEWIIVSEEAAHLSRTTAKAALIGCIDVLEIPEKLFADISDTESSQGITAVCRLPSVNIDSIPREGVFLLLDSISDPGNMGTIIRSAAAFGCTAVIAGKGSCCPFAPKITRAAVGLNSVAKVSFDTDLAAFMRSNADEMDFYGAVTSGEDIDRFQKGDRCIGLVVGSEAHGISEKVVKQLKGIIAIPMAEGVESLNAAVSASILLYHLGCRA
- a CDS encoding GDP-mannose 4,6-dehydratase, whose product is MYDYFVTGGAGFIGSHLCELLLSRGKSVLVLDDLSTGSLANLDDCSDNPSFRFARGSVLDKSLTKELVSQCRKVIHLAAAVGVEKIIRQPVETIETNVMGTENILMLTESFGIPVFITSTSEIYGKSDDVPFRENGDIVLGATNRSRWSYACSKAIDEFLALAYWKAKGLPVVIGRLFNTVGPRQSGRYGMVLPRFIEQAVNGKPITVFGDGKQTRCFSLVYEIVDAIVSLIENPDAVGKVVNVGSTQEISIGDLAERVRRISGSDSEIVLIPYEDAYPEDFEDMYRRAPDVSLLKSLAGKTPEADIDSIIREILSK
- a CDS encoding ATP-binding cassette domain-containing protein, translating into MNNGFALENITVNCGDNYLLKNISMDIPLGKILLVAGESGSGKSSLGRLLTGLIPHQYPAAIKGSVRLNGENILDKTPEHLAGTIAHVASEPWSRFFQINVRDELAFGPRNLGWSQERTEASVHKTAEMLGLTPLLHSRVDTLSGGQLQKLSIGAALAMESSWLILDEPSSYLDLASLHRLIDILVEIHELNHLGIVLLEHRIGEFAPIADDVAILNNAELVFHDSRECFSERADSLCDSCGLRHPDIHDPEKWNEVIPDEEEPVASEPLLEIENVSFSYGNRGVLEALDLSVHPGEILALAGSNGSGKTTLGRIAAGLLKPAQGEIRFNGKKKTSVDGRIAGMLFQNPASMLFSDDVRKELLSGPENYRIDLKESELEIVVECMSLGGLMQRHPQRLSRGQRLRVAIAAVLLLNPRLIIVDEPIRGQDWRSLSRMMGYMKDYVRSTNSACILITHEYKLMYHFADRIALLEDGTIKRIGSPANRTGTDKAVI
- a CDS encoding energy-coupling factor transporter transmembrane protein EcfT, producing the protein MKSPDSLAPGIYGYMFLMAGVIAGFIFLSLLFQIAGFLFLLLYALVFQRDALSRMARWPLIIFAVTVLSVSAIHLESGAEEYLKINIEPSGILLGLHMLMRAVSIFIAAQIFSVRVPVLDLTRLADAIGMRGFGFSLGVAFHMLPEVHSIARETRDALKLRGNFRIHRIHATKQWLIAILVQLIQRSDEVVSAARTRGFGSGKRYRYFPEWHAGDSLIVTVIIVAFILDSVLL